The following are from one region of the Pseudomonadales bacterium genome:
- a CDS encoding S-(hydroxymethyl)glutathione dehydrogenase/class III alcohol dehydrogenase, protein MKTRAAVAHAPGEPLVVETVELQGPKAGEVLVEVKATGICHTDAFTLSGEDPEGIFPSILGHEGAGVAVDVGPGVTSLKKGDHVIPLYTPECRECEYCLNPKTNLCQAIRSTQGQGLMPDGSSRFSIGGETLYHYMGCSTFSNYTVLPEIALAKIREDAPFDKVCYIGCGITTGIGAVIYTAKVEVGARVVVFGLGGIGLNVVQGARLAGADMIIGVDLNPAREGLARKFGMTHFVNPQEVDGDLVPYLVSLTRGGADYSFECIGNVDVMRQALECCHKGWGTSVIIGVAPAGAEIATRPFQLVTGRNWRGSAFGGARGRSDVPRIVDWYMEGKIIIDDLITHTMPLERINEGFDLMHSGESIRSVVVY, encoded by the coding sequence ATGAAAACACGCGCAGCCGTCGCTCATGCACCCGGCGAGCCCCTGGTCGTTGAAACCGTCGAACTGCAGGGCCCGAAAGCCGGCGAAGTTCTGGTCGAGGTCAAGGCTACCGGTATTTGTCATACCGATGCCTTCACCCTGTCCGGGGAGGACCCGGAAGGTATCTTTCCATCCATCCTTGGTCATGAAGGAGCCGGCGTGGCGGTGGATGTGGGGCCAGGGGTAACCAGCCTGAAAAAAGGCGATCACGTGATTCCGTTGTACACGCCTGAATGCCGCGAGTGCGAGTACTGTCTCAACCCGAAAACCAACCTGTGCCAGGCGATCCGCAGTACCCAGGGGCAGGGCCTGATGCCGGATGGCAGCAGCCGATTTTCAATCGGCGGAGAAACCCTCTACCACTACATGGGCTGCTCGACTTTTTCGAACTACACCGTGTTACCGGAAATCGCGCTGGCGAAGATCCGCGAGGACGCACCGTTCGACAAGGTCTGCTACATCGGCTGTGGCATCACCACCGGTATCGGTGCAGTGATCTACACCGCCAAGGTGGAAGTCGGCGCGAGGGTGGTGGTGTTCGGCCTTGGCGGCATCGGCCTGAATGTGGTCCAGGGCGCGCGACTGGCTGGTGCCGACATGATCATCGGGGTTGATCTCAATCCGGCACGCGAAGGACTGGCACGCAAATTCGGCATGACCCATTTTGTCAACCCGCAAGAGGTTGACGGCGATCTGGTGCCGTATCTGGTCAGCCTGACCAGAGGCGGCGCCGACTACAGTTTCGAGTGTATCGGCAATGTGGACGTGATGCGGCAGGCGCTTGAATGCTGCCACAAGGGCTGGGGAACATCAGTGATCATTGGTGTGGCGCCGGCCGGCGCCGAAATTGCCACCCGCCCGTTCCAGCTGGTCACCGGCCGCAACTGGCGCGGCAGTGCCTTTGGCGGCGCACGCGGGCGCAGTGATGTGCCACGCATCGTCGACTGGTACATGGAAGGCAAGATCATCATTGATGACCTGATCACCCATACCATGCCGCTGGAACGCATCAACGAAGGATTCGATCTGATGCACAGTGGAGAATCGATCCGCAGCGTGGTGGTTTACTGA
- a CDS encoding VOC family protein, which yields MNKAATEIEYSGVHHLALVSRDMEKTVDFYTNIMNMKLVKGFDLGGSYGQHFFFDMGGGNLLAFFWFRDAPKAAPGIASAGGLVRQGESISSAHGSMNHVAFHCPLDKIEAYRDALVSKGVDCTEIVNHADVETKPGVDRVTEDVDDDTWIRSFYFFDPDGAMLEFCANVRAGNSYVEPPVNAQGIKANGKPL from the coding sequence ATGAACAAGGCAGCTACTGAGATTGAGTACAGCGGAGTACACCACCTGGCGCTGGTAAGCCGGGATATGGAAAAGACTGTGGATTTCTACACCAACATCATGAATATGAAACTCGTCAAGGGGTTTGATCTTGGCGGCAGCTACGGTCAACACTTTTTCTTTGATATGGGTGGCGGAAATCTGCTGGCGTTTTTCTGGTTCCGCGACGCACCGAAGGCGGCACCCGGCATTGCATCGGCCGGTGGGCTTGTACGGCAGGGTGAAAGTATTTCATCGGCACACGGATCGATGAACCACGTGGCATTCCACTGCCCGCTTGACAAGATAGAAGCCTATCGCGACGCGCTCGTGTCGAAGGGCGTTGACTGCACAGAGATCGTGAACCACGCCGACGTTGAGACCAAGCCCGGGGTCGATCGTGTTACGGAAGACGTCGATGATGACACCTGGATACGGTCGTTTTACTTCTTCGATCCCGATGGTGCCATGCTGGAATTCTGCGCCAATGTGCGCGCTGGCAACTCCTATGTAGAGCCGCCGG
- a CDS encoding amidase: MQNEYRDYDAVGLAELVRNGETTALELLESALDRARLRNGDLNAVTQFFEDAARKTASSPLPGSPISGVPFLVKDLVYIQDVPCTYGSRLYADHIPDHDATIVRRFRNAGLVIFGKTNTPEFGLNVATEPALFGPARNPWKTSRTPGGSSGGAAAAVADGWLPAAHATDGGGSIRIPASCCGLVGLKPTRARNPQGPDLGEGWNGMSTGHVVSRTVRDSAAFLDAVHGPEPGDPYAAPAFSGSYLNDHLEAPAQLRIAVDLHALTGQETHPECIKAVKVAASLCEDLGHQLSEASPEFDRERLGRAISTLVASNIALNVNTRLEALARNLKDTDIEPHTRRMRAYGMSLSAEDYAKAVQIIHQTGRSTAKFHQHWDLMLTPVLISPPVAVGWLDTVNYNPERFNERFANFWGYTNLQNATGQPAISLPLHWTREGLPVGVQFVARCGEELTLLKLARQLELAAPWFNRLPPGA, from the coding sequence ATGCAGAACGAATACCGGGATTACGACGCCGTCGGGCTGGCTGAACTCGTCCGCAACGGGGAAACCACTGCCCTGGAACTGCTGGAATCCGCGCTCGACAGAGCCCGCCTCAGAAACGGAGACCTCAACGCTGTAACACAGTTTTTCGAGGATGCAGCCCGTAAGACTGCCAGCAGCCCGCTTCCCGGGTCGCCGATCAGCGGCGTGCCTTTTCTGGTGAAAGACCTGGTCTACATTCAGGATGTGCCATGCACATACGGCAGCCGCCTGTATGCGGATCACATCCCGGACCACGACGCCACGATCGTCCGCCGTTTCAGAAACGCCGGCCTGGTGATATTCGGCAAGACAAACACCCCCGAATTCGGCCTGAACGTCGCCACAGAGCCCGCACTTTTCGGCCCTGCCCGTAACCCCTGGAAAACCAGCCGCACTCCCGGCGGTTCTTCCGGTGGTGCCGCTGCCGCGGTCGCCGATGGCTGGCTGCCCGCGGCTCATGCCACGGACGGCGGTGGCTCCATTCGGATTCCCGCTTCCTGCTGTGGTCTGGTCGGGCTGAAACCAACCCGAGCGCGTAACCCGCAGGGGCCTGACCTGGGGGAAGGCTGGAACGGCATGTCCACCGGTCACGTGGTTTCCCGCACGGTACGTGACAGCGCCGCATTTCTTGATGCCGTACACGGTCCGGAGCCTGGGGATCCGTATGCAGCTCCGGCATTTTCCGGCTCTTATCTGAACGATCACCTTGAAGCGCCCGCACAGCTCAGGATCGCGGTGGATCTGCACGCGCTCACCGGTCAGGAAACCCATCCGGAATGCATTAAGGCAGTGAAAGTCGCGGCCAGTCTCTGCGAAGACCTCGGTCACCAGCTGAGCGAAGCATCACCGGAGTTCGACCGGGAGCGTCTGGGCAGAGCCATTTCCACCCTGGTTGCGAGCAACATTGCTCTCAACGTGAACACCCGCCTGGAAGCGCTGGCCCGGAACCTGAAAGACACGGACATCGAGCCGCACACGCGCAGAATGCGTGCGTATGGCATGTCGCTCAGTGCGGAGGACTATGCGAAGGCTGTTCAGATCATCCATCAGACTGGCCGGTCGACCGCGAAGTTTCATCAGCACTGGGATCTGATGCTCACGCCGGTACTGATATCTCCGCCAGTTGCCGTGGGCTGGCTCGACACGGTCAACTACAACCCGGAGCGCTTCAACGAGCGCTTTGCAAATTTCTGGGGATACACCAATCTCCAGAACGCCACCGGCCAGCCGGCCATATCGCTGCCGCTGCACTGGACCAGAGAGGGCCTGCCGGTGGGTGTTCAATTCGTGGCGCGCTGTGGAGAGGAGCTGACCCTGTTGAAGCTGGCCAGGCAACTGGAGCTGGCTGCACCCTGGTTCAATCGGCTGCCACCCGGCGCCTGA